In Juglans regia cultivar Chandler chromosome 5, Walnut 2.0, whole genome shotgun sequence, the following are encoded in one genomic region:
- the LOC108985566 gene encoding uncharacterized protein LOC108985566 isoform X2: MSNNPSDLLKTINDNVGRLKKLLAQESETAQKLIKDMLDNLGKILETHDGRGGHSRVPYSHNQAPEGVPKAVRKLEIRLRELINIINLLAPKQTQLEVALETLNRRL; encoded by the exons ATGTCCAACAA TCCAAGTGATCTCCTGAAAACCATTAACGATAATGTGGGACGGCTCAAGAAATTGCTGGCTCAGGAAAGTGAAACTGCACAAAAGCTGATCAAAGACATGCTGGACAATCTCGGCAAAATTCTGGAAACTCATGATG GGCGTGGCGGACATAGTCGCGTCCCTTACAGTCACAATCAAGCCCCTGAGGGAGTTCCGAAAGCTGTGAGAAAGCTTGAAATTCGGCTGAGAGAACTGATCAATATTATCAACTTGCTGGCCCCAAAACAGACACAGCTGGAAGTTGCTCTCGAAACTCTGAATAGGCGCCTCTGA
- the LOC108985566 gene encoding uncharacterized protein LOC108985566 isoform X1: MSNNPSDLLKTINDNVGRLKKLLAQESETAQKLIKDMLDNLGKILETHDDGRGGHSRVPYSHNQAPEGVPKAVRKLEIRLRELINIINLLAPKQTQLEVALETLNRRL; this comes from the exons ATGTCCAACAA TCCAAGTGATCTCCTGAAAACCATTAACGATAATGTGGGACGGCTCAAGAAATTGCTGGCTCAGGAAAGTGAAACTGCACAAAAGCTGATCAAAGACATGCTGGACAATCTCGGCAAAATTCTGGAAACTCATGATGATGg GCGTGGCGGACATAGTCGCGTCCCTTACAGTCACAATCAAGCCCCTGAGGGAGTTCCGAAAGCTGTGAGAAAGCTTGAAATTCGGCTGAGAGAACTGATCAATATTATCAACTTGCTGGCCCCAAAACAGACACAGCTGGAAGTTGCTCTCGAAACTCTGAATAGGCGCCTCTGA